A genomic region of Sulfobacillus acidophilus DSM 10332 contains the following coding sequences:
- a CDS encoding PTS system D-fructose-specific IIC component (F1P-forming), Frc family (PFAM: Phosphotransferase system, EIIC; PTS system, Lactose/Cellobiose specific IIB subunit~TIGRFAM: PTS system, fructose-specific, IIB component; PTS system, fructose subfamily, IIC component~COGs: COG1299 Phosphotransferase system fructose-specific IIC component~InterPro IPR003353:IPR006327:IPR003352~KEGG: aac:Aaci_0892 PTS system, fructose subfamily, IIC subunit~PFAM: Phosphotransferase system, fructose-specific IIB subunit; Phosphotransferase system, EIIC~PRIAM: Protein-N(pi)-phosphohistidine--sugar phosphotransferase~SPTR: PTS system, fructose subfamily, IIC subunit;~TIGRFAM: Phosphotransferase system, fructose IIC component; Phosphotransferase system, fructose-specific IIB subunit; TC 4.A.2.1.1): MKKLVAVTACPTGIAHTYMAEEALLKAARELGYEIRVETHGASGVEHALTPADIEAADAVIIAADTAVDLTPFRGKPVLQASVSSAIQDAAGLIQSALAQPAPASEYLERVSELKARQKAQTPAVYRHLMNGVSHMLPLVVAGGIFIALSFAVDIQTKSPLSVAFMNIGGGSAFQLFVPILAAYIAQSIADRPGFAPGLVGGWIGTQGAMYGNPHASAGYLGGILAGFLAGYITKFLNQAIRLPKTLAGIKPILILPVLSVGIVGLLMIFVLGRPIAALMEWMTNGLAHMGTTGSAGLGLLLGAMMAFDMGGPVNKVAYFFAVGLLASHSVEGEIIMAAVMGAGMVPPLGLALATLINPGKFLPEERDAGKAAAVLGLCFITEGAIPFAANDPFRVIPSIMVGSAITGMLTMLFRVTSPAPHGGIFVFPLIGHWPLYALAIAIGAVVTAGLVMLLKKSVSLEESAVA, encoded by the coding sequence ATGAAAAAACTTGTGGCGGTGACGGCATGTCCTACCGGTATTGCCCACACCTATATGGCCGAAGAAGCCCTATTAAAAGCGGCTCGTGAACTTGGCTACGAAATCCGGGTGGAGACTCATGGGGCCTCCGGGGTCGAGCACGCCTTGACGCCGGCGGATATTGAGGCCGCCGACGCCGTGATTATTGCAGCCGACACCGCGGTCGATTTGACGCCTTTTCGCGGCAAACCGGTTTTGCAAGCCTCCGTGTCCAGCGCCATCCAAGATGCGGCGGGATTAATCCAGTCGGCGTTGGCCCAGCCGGCACCCGCATCCGAATATCTGGAGCGGGTCAGTGAACTGAAGGCCCGGCAAAAAGCCCAGACACCGGCGGTCTATCGTCATTTGATGAACGGTGTGTCGCATATGCTGCCGTTGGTGGTGGCCGGCGGGATATTTATTGCGCTGTCGTTTGCCGTCGACATTCAAACCAAGTCGCCGTTATCGGTCGCTTTTATGAACATCGGCGGCGGCTCGGCCTTTCAACTGTTTGTCCCCATTTTGGCCGCCTATATTGCGCAGTCGATTGCGGACCGACCAGGATTTGCCCCCGGTTTGGTGGGCGGCTGGATTGGCACCCAAGGCGCGATGTACGGCAATCCGCATGCCAGTGCGGGGTATTTAGGAGGGATTTTAGCCGGGTTTTTGGCGGGTTATATTACCAAATTCCTGAATCAAGCAATTCGCTTGCCGAAAACGCTGGCCGGTATTAAACCTATATTAATCTTACCGGTGCTGTCGGTGGGGATTGTCGGGCTCTTAATGATCTTTGTTCTGGGGCGGCCCATCGCGGCGTTGATGGAGTGGATGACCAACGGGTTGGCCCATATGGGTACCACCGGATCGGCCGGGCTGGGCCTTTTGCTGGGCGCGATGATGGCGTTCGATATGGGGGGGCCGGTCAACAAGGTGGCGTATTTCTTTGCTGTGGGCTTATTGGCGTCGCATTCGGTTGAAGGCGAGATTATTATGGCGGCGGTGATGGGTGCCGGTATGGTACCGCCGTTGGGATTGGCCTTGGCCACACTAATTAACCCCGGCAAATTTCTTCCGGAAGAGCGCGATGCCGGCAAAGCGGCCGCTGTACTCGGACTCTGCTTTATTACCGAAGGGGCGATTCCCTTTGCCGCTAATGATCCGTTTCGGGTCATTCCTTCAATCATGGTCGGATCGGCCATCACCGGAATGCTGACGATGTTGTTCCGGGTCACGTCACCGGCACCGCATGGGGGGATTTTCGTGTTCCCGCTGATTGGGCATTGGCCGCTTTACGCCTTAGCCATTGCCATCGGGGCGGTCGTGACCGCGGGGTTGGTCATGCTGTTGAAAAAGAGCGTGAGTCTAGAAGAAAGCGCGGTTGCCTAA
- a CDS encoding FxsA cytoplasmic membrane protein (PFAM: FxsA cytoplasmic membrane protein~COGs: COG3030 Protein affecting phage T7 exclusion by the F plasmid~InterPro IPR007313~KEGG: pbs:Plabr_2823 FxsA cytoplasmic membrane protein~PFAM: FxsA cytoplasmic membrane protein~SPTR: FxsA cytoplasmic membrane protein), giving the protein MFRRLMILFFIVPIVELSLIFLLAHWIGWGFTLLVTLLSSVIGAYLARRSWHRWWDQVKREWAFEGFPVHRLGEGAILVAAMAFLVTPGPLTAVTGILFTIPKVREAGSKWLVRWLSHRVVERWWWRS; this is encoded by the coding sequence GTGTTTCGGCGGCTAATGATCCTGTTTTTCATCGTACCCATTGTGGAGCTCAGCCTGATATTTTTGCTGGCCCATTGGATAGGCTGGGGATTTACGTTATTGGTGACATTGTTATCGTCGGTCATCGGCGCCTATTTAGCCCGGCGCAGTTGGCATCGATGGTGGGATCAGGTGAAGCGGGAGTGGGCTTTTGAAGGGTTCCCGGTGCATCGGTTGGGAGAAGGGGCGATCCTGGTGGCTGCCATGGCGTTTTTGGTGACGCCGGGTCCCTTGACGGCCGTCACCGGCATTTTATTCACCATTCCCAAGGTTCGCGAGGCGGGATCAAAATGGTTGGTACGTTGGCTCAGTCACCGTGTGGTGGAACGGTGGTGGTGGCGGAGTTAA
- a CDS encoding Chromate transporter (PFAM: Chromate transporter~COGs: COG2059 Chromate transport protein ChrA~InterPro IPR003370~KEGG: drm:Dred_1337 chromate transporter~PFAM: Chromate transporter region~SPTR: Chromate transporter), translating to MTKLWGLFWGFFKVGILGYGGGPGSISLIQVVTVDGYHWMTNDQFAEILAIGNALPGPIATKLAATIGYQVNGLLGAAAALLGVVLPSLVLMLGLYRILLIYRSNPYVAGLIRGVKPIVIVLLVLLVLELIPSTFPKDRWLVPALFFIGGFVALYWLKWPAVWVILASMAGGAWFLR from the coding sequence GTGACCAAACTTTGGGGGCTTTTTTGGGGGTTTTTTAAAGTCGGGATTTTGGGCTATGGTGGCGGACCCGGATCGATTTCGCTCATTCAGGTGGTGACGGTTGACGGGTATCACTGGATGACCAACGACCAGTTTGCCGAAATCCTCGCTATCGGAAACGCTTTGCCGGGGCCGATCGCGACGAAATTAGCGGCGACTATCGGTTACCAGGTCAATGGGCTCTTAGGCGCCGCCGCGGCCTTATTGGGTGTGGTGTTGCCCTCTTTGGTGCTCATGCTCGGGTTATACCGGATATTGTTGATATATCGGTCGAATCCCTATGTGGCGGGATTAATTCGCGGAGTCAAGCCCATCGTTATCGTGTTATTGGTGCTGTTAGTGTTGGAGCTTATCCCGAGTACGTTTCCGAAAGATCGGTGGCTGGTTCCGGCATTGTTTTTTATTGGAGGCTTTGTGGCCCTGTACTGGTTAAAATGGCCGGCAGTGTGGGTGATTTTGGCATCCATGGCGGGAGGAGCGTGGTTCTTGCGCTGA
- a CDS encoding fructose-1-phosphate kinase (PFAM: pfkB family carbohydrate kinase~TIGRFAM: 1-phosphofructokinase; hexose kinase, 1-phosphofructokinase family~COGs: COG1105 Fructose-1-phosphate kinase and related fructose-6-phosphate kinase (PfkB)~InterPro IPR017583:IPR011611~KEGG: aac:Aaci_0891 1-phosphofructokinase~PFAM: Carbohydrate/purine kinase~PRIAM: 1-phosphofructokinase~SPTR: 1-phosphofructokinase;~TIGRFAM: 1-phosphofructokinase) has protein sequence MMPTEDISRKTFPVVTVTLTPAVDLSFRVDTMTPGTLHRVKDSRQDPGGKGINVAKVLHGLGVPVLASGLAGGSRGAWIQAQLKAQGISCDFLPCDGETRINVKITDAEGRLTEFNAEALASSAEELARLAERCFDRVDTGGWVALCGQLPPGAPSDWYAEMIQEARRRGIHTVLDTSQAALAAGIQARPDIVKPNLMELQNWSDRLLDSEAAIQRAARAMVEDAGVLSVVVSRGPDGLLVVSRDATYQVRVPTVPVQSSVGAGDAVVAGLLSGHYWRWSWTDTMRWAAALGTAAVMQAGTRVPPLNQIQSLLSSITVHREEDAG, from the coding sequence ATGATGCCAACAGAGGACATTTCGCGTAAAACTTTCCCGGTGGTCACCGTGACGCTTACGCCTGCCGTCGACCTGTCTTTCCGGGTGGACACCATGACGCCCGGGACGCTCCATCGGGTCAAAGACTCCCGGCAAGATCCAGGCGGCAAGGGCATTAATGTGGCCAAGGTGCTGCATGGCTTAGGCGTGCCCGTGCTGGCCAGCGGATTGGCGGGCGGTTCCCGCGGGGCTTGGATTCAAGCCCAACTGAAAGCCCAGGGGATTTCGTGCGACTTCCTGCCGTGTGACGGGGAAACCCGTATTAACGTGAAAATCACGGATGCCGAGGGGCGGCTGACCGAATTTAACGCGGAGGCGTTGGCATCGTCGGCGGAAGAGCTGGCGCGGCTGGCCGAACGTTGCTTCGACCGGGTGGATACCGGGGGCTGGGTCGCCCTTTGTGGGCAATTACCGCCGGGAGCACCATCCGATTGGTATGCCGAGATGATTCAAGAAGCTCGCCGGCGGGGGATTCACACCGTGCTAGACACCAGTCAGGCCGCCTTAGCGGCCGGGATTCAGGCACGACCGGATATTGTCAAGCCGAATCTGATGGAGCTCCAAAACTGGTCAGACCGGCTTTTAGATTCCGAGGCCGCGATTCAACGGGCAGCCCGGGCCATGGTCGAGGACGCGGGAGTCCTTTCTGTGGTGGTATCACGGGGGCCGGACGGCTTGTTGGTGGTCAGCCGAGACGCCACGTACCAGGTTCGGGTGCCGACGGTACCGGTGCAGTCGTCGGTCGGAGCAGGGGATGCCGTCGTGGCGGGGCTTTTGTCCGGCCACTATTGGCGGTGGTCTTGGACAGACACCATGCGCTGGGCGGCCGCTCTAGGGACTGCGGCCGTAATGCAGGCCGGAACGCGCGTGCCTCCGTTAAATCAAATTCAATCCTTGTTATCGTCTATTACGGTCCATCGAGAGGAGGATGCCGGATGA
- a CDS encoding methyl-accepting chemotaxis sensory transducer (PFAM: Methyl-accepting chemotaxis protein (MCP) signaling domain~COGs: COG0840 Methyl-accepting chemotaxis protein~InterPro IPR004089~KEGG: dvl:Dvul_2264 methyl-accepting chemotaxis sensory transducer~PFAM: Chemotaxis methyl-accepting receptor, signalling~SMART: Chemotaxis methyl-accepting receptor, signalling~SPTR: Putative methyl-accepting chemotaxis protein), protein MTHEITPTVLLSSLAEALPEIQQSYPVDAEILVADHEHFIRVLPGKTVDITKRDGDPMDPKTVTAEALRTGRSIVDVRDASVFGVAYRATAIPLRVNQTVIGCLTVITSLEQESQLRETEEALWQHADHLSSSAEETHAAIQHLKETFQELARQSVQIRDHMQEAGTSAETGHTTVRQLDDNSHQLTDTMSTVVKARTALEEETRVIAQSTSLIEDIARQTNLLALNAAIEAARAGEAGRGFSVVAEEVKKLSEGSQQATRHIGDTISGIQTRLAELSHAIASTEDLQSQEAALARQVTGAFGTIRDTLLDAVSALQAIHERIEAATSAIEQLTAAAELTATQASAVTNLARRLKEVRA, encoded by the coding sequence TTGACACACGAGATAACCCCGACCGTTTTGTTGTCGTCATTGGCCGAAGCCTTGCCCGAGATTCAGCAATCCTATCCGGTCGATGCCGAAATCTTGGTCGCTGATCATGAGCATTTCATTCGGGTCCTCCCCGGGAAAACCGTCGACATTACCAAACGCGACGGGGACCCCATGGACCCGAAAACCGTGACCGCCGAAGCCCTTCGAACCGGTCGCTCAATTGTCGACGTCCGCGACGCCTCCGTATTTGGTGTGGCTTACCGGGCAACCGCCATCCCGCTACGCGTCAATCAAACCGTCATTGGCTGCCTCACGGTCATTACTTCGCTCGAACAGGAGTCCCAGTTACGAGAAACCGAAGAGGCGCTCTGGCAACATGCGGACCATCTATCCTCCTCCGCCGAGGAAACCCATGCGGCGATTCAACACTTAAAAGAAACCTTTCAAGAATTGGCTCGTCAAAGTGTCCAGATTCGCGATCATATGCAAGAAGCCGGCACCTCGGCAGAAACCGGTCACACCACCGTCCGCCAACTGGACGACAATAGCCATCAGCTGACCGATACCATGTCCACCGTCGTCAAAGCCCGTACCGCATTGGAGGAAGAAACCCGCGTCATTGCGCAGTCGACTTCGCTAATCGAAGACATTGCCCGCCAAACCAATCTATTGGCTTTAAACGCGGCCATCGAAGCCGCCCGTGCCGGAGAAGCCGGTCGTGGATTTTCGGTGGTGGCCGAAGAAGTGAAAAAACTATCGGAGGGGTCTCAACAAGCAACCCGACATATCGGCGATACGATTAGCGGGATTCAGACGCGGCTGGCCGAACTCAGCCACGCCATCGCCTCGACCGAAGATTTGCAGTCGCAAGAGGCGGCTCTGGCCCGCCAAGTGACGGGAGCGTTCGGTACGATTCGAGACACCTTGCTGGATGCGGTGTCGGCCCTGCAAGCCATTCATGAACGGATCGAAGCGGCAACCAGCGCCATTGAACAATTGACGGCGGCGGCCGAACTGACCGCAACCCAAGCCAGTGCGGTTACCAATTTAGCTCGTCGATTGAAAGAGGTCCGGGCCTAA
- a CDS encoding protein of unknown function DUF77 (PFAM: Domain of unknown function DUF77~TIGRFAM: uncharacterized protein, MTH1187 family~COGs: COG0011 conserved hypothetical protein~InterPro IPR002767~KEGG: pth:PTH_0866 hypothetical protein~PFAM: Protein of unknown function DUF77~SPTR: Uncharacterized conserved protein;~TIGRFAM: Protein of unknown function DUF77), giving the protein MPVVEVKVLPIGTDEASISSYIRDCYAIADSAIGVNVTLTPTSTILEGSLANIFPVVEAMHRSPFYHGADRVVTTMTIDDRQDKPLDMVSLVTSVISDDALL; this is encoded by the coding sequence ATGCCGGTGGTAGAGGTTAAAGTGTTACCGATCGGAACCGATGAAGCCAGTATTTCTAGCTACATCCGGGATTGTTATGCCATTGCCGATTCGGCGATTGGCGTCAATGTGACGTTGACTCCCACCTCCACCATTTTAGAAGGCAGTCTGGCCAATATTTTCCCCGTCGTAGAGGCCATGCACCGAAGCCCGTTTTACCATGGGGCGGACCGCGTCGTTACCACCATGACGATCGACGATCGTCAGGATAAGCCGTTAGACATGGTATCTTTGGTGACGTCCGTCATCTCGGATGACGCCTTATTGTAA
- a CDS encoding major facilitator superfamily MFS_1 (PFAM: Major Facilitator Superfamily~COGs: COG2814 Arabinose efflux permease~InterPro IPR011701~KEGG: sti:Sthe_2343 major facilitator superfamily MFS_1~PFAM: Major facilitator superfamily MFS-1~SPTR: Major facilitator superfamily MFS_1), with translation MVLALRGIKSWPISRDVWWLTLAQGLWGLGLGLYGMFFPLYVEKLGGGPVVVGFLTTVAGVATALVVFPGGWLADRVDRRSILVWGWVVAVPVPWLFAWAPHWQWLIPGVLLYFGSAFSTPALQAVIVEEAAPGQLAFSYNVVMSVFGAGMVLGPAIGGYLASRFSYGLVFTLSGLIYTASTVAVWQIRSHPARPRPKRPAAWKPAARPRFFQWMLFAAALSVIQGFVWPYVVPYWKSVGHLSMETIGLLGSVAMAAVTLTGPLWARVGDRVGIPKALGAGLGLLAAGWLLLLWMPESLGWGLLSSLLRGIGEGSRGLQGVALGRVAKPGEIGTAYGLFNLATELAGALAPLPGGLLFAHWVYGPLVLGIFFTAIIGWWLLNGLPGRPTPVPPIAT, from the coding sequence GTGGTTCTTGCGCTGAGGGGGATAAAAAGCTGGCCGATCAGCCGGGATGTGTGGTGGCTGACTTTGGCCCAAGGGCTCTGGGGACTAGGCTTAGGACTTTATGGGATGTTTTTTCCTTTGTATGTTGAAAAGCTGGGAGGCGGTCCGGTCGTGGTCGGGTTTTTGACCACGGTTGCCGGGGTGGCCACCGCCTTGGTGGTTTTTCCGGGCGGATGGTTGGCGGACCGGGTGGATCGCCGAAGTATCTTAGTGTGGGGCTGGGTCGTCGCGGTACCGGTTCCCTGGTTATTTGCTTGGGCTCCGCATTGGCAATGGCTAATACCGGGCGTGTTGCTCTATTTCGGGTCGGCATTTTCGACCCCGGCGTTACAAGCGGTGATTGTGGAAGAAGCCGCACCGGGTCAGCTGGCCTTCAGTTATAACGTCGTGATGAGCGTGTTCGGGGCCGGCATGGTTTTAGGTCCGGCGATCGGCGGATACTTGGCGTCTCGGTTTTCCTACGGGCTCGTGTTTACCCTGAGCGGGTTAATTTATACGGCCTCGACGGTGGCGGTCTGGCAAATCCGTTCGCATCCGGCCCGTCCCCGGCCTAAACGCCCGGCGGCCTGGAAGCCGGCCGCCCGGCCGCGATTTTTCCAATGGATGTTGTTTGCCGCGGCGCTCTCGGTGATTCAAGGGTTCGTTTGGCCGTACGTGGTGCCCTATTGGAAAAGTGTGGGTCACCTCTCGATGGAGACCATCGGGCTTTTAGGCTCGGTCGCGATGGCGGCGGTGACGCTCACCGGTCCCTTGTGGGCGCGGGTGGGGGACCGCGTGGGAATTCCCAAAGCGTTGGGGGCGGGATTGGGCCTTTTGGCCGCCGGTTGGCTATTATTATTATGGATGCCGGAAAGTCTTGGTTGGGGTCTTTTGTCGAGTCTTTTACGGGGCATTGGGGAAGGGTCCCGCGGATTACAGGGGGTTGCGTTGGGCCGGGTGGCCAAACCCGGGGAAATTGGCACGGCATATGGCCTCTTTAATTTGGCGACCGAATTGGCGGGGGCGTTGGCACCTTTGCCGGGGGGGCTGTTATTTGCCCACTGGGTGTATGGTCCCTTGGTATTGGGCATCTTTTTTACCGCAATCATTGGCTGGTGGCTCTTGAACGGATTACCGGGGCGACCGACTCCGGTGCCACCCATTGCGACTTGA
- a CDS encoding phenylacetic acid degradation B (PFAM: Phenylacetic acid degradation B~TIGRFAM: phenylacetate-CoA oxygenase, PaaH subunit~InterPro IPR009359~KEGG: aac:Aaci_0808 phenylacetic acid degradation B~PFAM: Phenylacetic acid degradation B~SPTR: Phenylacetic acid degradation B), producing the protein MSTIPDTPVFEVFVQADALSFASHVGSVRAANPELALQMAREAYLRRDSAYDVWVIPESAITHARTVGDTLPVDPETKRYRLPSGYDNAPHWKRFKARAQTIDEVAAEMRSPTRKERS; encoded by the coding sequence ATGTCGACCATTCCCGATACCCCCGTATTTGAAGTCTTCGTGCAAGCCGATGCATTGAGTTTTGCCAGCCATGTCGGTAGCGTTCGCGCCGCCAACCCCGAATTGGCGCTCCAAATGGCCCGCGAAGCCTATCTCCGCCGCGACTCGGCTTATGATGTCTGGGTGATTCCCGAATCCGCTATTACGCATGCCCGAACCGTAGGCGATACCTTGCCGGTAGATCCGGAAACCAAGCGCTATCGCTTGCCCTCCGGTTATGATAACGCACCGCATTGGAAACGCTTTAAAGCCCGCGCCCAAACCATTGATGAAGTGGCCGCCGAAATGCGATCACCGACCCGGAAGGAGAGGTCCTGA
- a CDS encoding L-aspartate 1-decarboxylase (PFAM: Aspartate decarboxylase~TIGRFAM: L-aspartate-alpha-decarboxylase~COGs: COG0853 Aspartate 1-decarboxylase~HAMAP: Aspartate decarboxylase~InterPro IPR003190~KEGG: tjr:TherJR_0216 aspartate 1-decarboxylase~PFAM: Aspartate decarboxylase~PRIAM: Aspartate 1-decarboxylase~SPTR: Aspartate 1-decarboxylase;~TIGRFAM: Aspartate decarboxylase): MLRQLLKSKIHRATVTEANLNYVGSLTLGYSLCEAADIWPHEFVHITNINTGIHWVTYVIRDEENEGSVCLNGTAARHFHPGDPVIIMAYGLFSDDEAHSGHRPYFVYVDPDNRITNVRHGEEPFSFPPSP, from the coding sequence GTGTTACGACAGCTGTTGAAATCGAAAATCCATCGAGCCACCGTCACCGAGGCGAACCTGAACTATGTGGGCAGCTTAACCCTGGGCTATTCCCTTTGTGAAGCCGCCGACATTTGGCCCCATGAGTTTGTCCATATTACCAATATCAATACCGGCATCCATTGGGTAACATACGTCATCCGAGACGAGGAAAACGAAGGCTCCGTTTGCCTAAACGGCACGGCAGCCCGCCATTTTCATCCCGGCGATCCGGTAATCATTATGGCATACGGGCTTTTTTCGGACGACGAGGCCCATTCGGGTCACCGCCCTTATTTCGTGTACGTCGATCCCGACAATCGCATCACCAACGTCCGGCATGGGGAAGAACCGTTCTCGTTTCCTCCCTCTCCCTGA
- a CDS encoding phenylacetic acid catabolic family protein (PFAM: Phenylacetic acid catabolic protein~TIGRFAM: phenylacetate-CoA oxygenase, PaaI subunit~COGs: COG3396 conserved hypothetical protein~InterPro IPR007814~KEGG: bts:Btus_1234 phenylacetate-CoA oxygenase, PaaI subunit~PFAM: Phenylacetic acid catabolic~SPTR: Phenylacetate-CoA oxygenase, PaaI subunit), whose protein sequence is METPHVLWYDVVLAMADDAWIIGHRGSEWLALAPDLEEDLALSSISQDEMGHAQRLYALLEEFGAPSPESQVYERPAEDWRHARLVARPLGDWADWVVRRYLFETFDAVRRNQLRHIPWPALQEALNTIEREERFHRRHFETWMDLLAHGGPESRQRLGAAVASYWPELPDLLSWGVETGPLGLEPNAVQESWTATVKAQWLAWDIPWPGDPVPVPGRRNGLDPEFKALLEEMRSVRQIAPLSSW, encoded by the coding sequence ATGGAAACCCCACACGTTTTGTGGTACGACGTGGTTCTGGCCATGGCCGATGACGCCTGGATTATCGGCCATCGGGGATCGGAATGGCTGGCGCTCGCCCCCGATCTGGAAGAAGATCTCGCGCTCAGTTCGATTAGTCAAGACGAAATGGGCCATGCCCAACGGCTCTATGCCCTCTTAGAGGAATTCGGCGCCCCAAGCCCGGAAAGCCAAGTGTATGAACGGCCTGCCGAAGACTGGCGGCATGCCCGATTAGTTGCCCGTCCCTTAGGTGACTGGGCCGATTGGGTCGTCCGCCGATATCTTTTTGAAACATTTGACGCCGTCCGGCGAAACCAGTTACGACATATCCCCTGGCCCGCCCTGCAGGAGGCGCTGAATACTATCGAACGGGAAGAACGCTTTCATCGGCGCCATTTCGAAACCTGGATGGATCTCCTGGCGCACGGCGGGCCCGAAAGCCGACAACGCCTCGGGGCAGCGGTCGCGTCGTATTGGCCGGAACTGCCCGACCTTCTGTCGTGGGGCGTTGAAACGGGACCTCTGGGCCTTGAGCCAAATGCCGTCCAAGAAAGCTGGACGGCTACGGTCAAAGCCCAATGGCTCGCCTGGGATATTCCCTGGCCGGGTGATCCCGTTCCTGTCCCTGGTCGTCGAAACGGGCTCGATCCGGAATTCAAAGCCCTCTTAGAAGAGATGCGATCCGTTCGTCAAATCGCTCCCTTATCGTCCTGGTAA